A window of Sphingomonas adhaesiva contains these coding sequences:
- a CDS encoding sensor histidine kinase, producing MPRSLYARMLAIAIASTTLALVIAGVVIAGVLGRFVTEGLDRRLDATLLVLASAVDRDGRVDRARLGERVAALEGGPAWRWRIVGPDGAVASADFPPLHGAPSPPPPPPPPSPGGPGGAQVLEGAGGVHARTVTLPTRRGPVVLTAAAPREVVQRPIRGALLPLLVALAAVALLLTVAMLVQLRVGLRPLRRVRDQVAAMRAGRRDRIDEDQPAELLPLTIELNALAADNAAALATARASAANLAHALKTPVATLALDLRDQPRAAALVGRIDRTIRHHLTRARAAAIDRRSATPLRPAVEGIAGAIPALRSGRLLEVSVSTELGVAMDAQDLDELLGNLLDNAARHARSRVAVRASREGRSVVLTIADDGPGIPADERALVARAGTRLDEAGDGHGFGLWIVAELAALYGGAMQLDEAPGGGLSVRMVLPAA from the coding sequence ATGCCGCGGTCGCTCTATGCGCGGATGCTGGCGATCGCGATCGCGTCGACGACGCTGGCGCTCGTCATCGCGGGCGTGGTCATCGCCGGGGTGCTGGGACGGTTCGTGACCGAGGGGCTGGACCGGCGGCTGGACGCGACGTTGCTGGTGCTGGCGAGCGCGGTCGATCGCGACGGGCGCGTCGACCGCGCGCGGCTGGGCGAGCGGGTCGCGGCGCTGGAGGGCGGGCCGGCGTGGCGCTGGCGGATCGTCGGACCCGATGGCGCGGTCGCTTCGGCGGACTTTCCGCCGCTGCACGGTGCGCCGTCGCCACCGCCGCCCCCGCCCCCGCCCTCGCCGGGCGGACCGGGCGGGGCGCAGGTGCTGGAGGGCGCGGGGGGCGTGCATGCGCGCACCGTGACGCTGCCGACGCGGCGCGGGCCGGTTGTGCTGACCGCGGCGGCGCCGCGCGAGGTGGTGCAGCGCCCGATCAGGGGGGCGTTGCTGCCGCTGCTCGTCGCGCTGGCTGCGGTCGCGCTGCTGCTGACGGTCGCGATGCTGGTGCAGTTGCGCGTCGGGCTGCGCCCGCTGCGCCGCGTGCGCGATCAGGTGGCGGCGATGCGGGCGGGGCGGCGCGACCGCATTGACGAGGACCAGCCGGCGGAACTGCTGCCGCTGACGATCGAGCTGAACGCGCTGGCGGCGGACAATGCGGCGGCACTGGCGACCGCGCGTGCGAGCGCGGCCAATCTGGCGCACGCGCTCAAGACCCCGGTCGCGACGCTGGCGCTCGATCTGCGCGATCAGCCGCGGGCGGCGGCGCTGGTCGGGCGGATCGACCGTACGATCCGGCATCATCTGACCCGTGCGCGGGCGGCGGCGATCGACCGCCGCAGCGCGACGCCGCTGCGCCCGGCGGTCGAGGGGATCGCCGGCGCGATCCCGGCGCTGCGATCCGGGCGGTTGCTGGAGGTGTCCGTATCGACCGAGCTGGGGGTGGCGATGGATGCGCAGGATCTGGACGAACTGCTCGGCAACCTGCTCGACAATGCGGCACGGCATGCGCGCTCGCGGGTGGCGGTGAGGGCGAGCCGGGAGGGGCGTTCGGTGGTGCTGACGATCGCGGACGACGGCCCCGGCATCCCGGCGGACGAACGCGCGCTGGTCGCCCGGGCCGGGACCCGGCTGGACGAAGCCGGCGACGGTCACGGCTTCGGTCTGTGGATCGTCGCGGAACTGGCGGCGCTCTATGGCGGCGCGATGCAGCTGGACGAAGCACCGGGCGGCGGCCTCTCGGTGCGGATGGTGCTGCCCGCGGCGTGA
- a CDS encoding response regulator transcription factor, giving the protein MRILLVEDDRDLGPSVAAALRSEHFAVDLVTDGVDAAHLGETERYDAAVLDLGLPQLDGVGVLKAWRAAGRDLPVLVLTAREAWSDKVAGFKAGADDYMVKPFRLDELVMRLRALVRRSAGHGQPLLTCGPLTFDTQTGMFELDGLPLRLTAFEWRVLSQLMLRKDVVIERLDLLERVYEGDADTDSNSLEVIVGRLRKKIGATLIETVRGRGYRLVCAG; this is encoded by the coding sequence ATGCGCATCCTGCTGGTCGAGGACGACCGCGATCTGGGCCCGAGCGTCGCCGCCGCGTTGCGGAGCGAGCATTTCGCGGTCGACCTCGTGACCGACGGGGTCGACGCCGCGCATCTGGGCGAGACCGAGCGCTACGATGCCGCGGTGCTGGATCTGGGCCTGCCGCAGCTGGACGGGGTCGGCGTGCTGAAGGCGTGGCGGGCGGCGGGGCGCGACCTGCCCGTGCTGGTGCTGACCGCGCGCGAGGCATGGTCGGACAAGGTCGCCGGGTTCAAGGCGGGGGCGGACGACTATATGGTCAAGCCCTTCCGGCTCGACGAGCTGGTGATGCGGTTGCGCGCGCTGGTACGGCGGTCGGCCGGGCACGGGCAGCCGCTGCTGACCTGCGGGCCGCTGACGTTCGATACGCAGACGGGGATGTTCGAACTCGATGGCCTGCCGCTGCGGCTGACCGCATTCGAATGGCGCGTGCTGTCGCAGCTGATGCTGCGCAAGGATGTGGTGATCGAGCGGCTCGACCTGCTGGAACGGGTGTATGAGGGCGATGCGGATACCGATTCCAACAGTCTGGAGGTGATCGTCGGGCGGCTGCGCAAGAAGATCGGCGCGACGCTGATCGAGACGGTGCGCGGGCGCGGCTACCGCCTGGTCTGCGCGGGGTAG
- the cas3 gene encoding CRISPR-associated helicase Cas3' → MREPVTWAKLERDGEGRVVAALPLIDHCLDVAAAFAAILPAWMDALTAAAGRVPTAQDIARLTVLAALHDLGKANRGFQARRDARVRPIVGHTGAVAALVKHSALIGTAAGTALRDMFVAWGSYQHFAAALAHHGRPLEEFYAEAPSDRWSRHYPQWVTGDDGDPAAEVMRLIELVRARWPLAWEQGPPLPDAARFVALFAGLVTLADWVGSDTTRFPVAAPHGAEREALRVAAAADAVVARGLAPLETPPGDFLDAFGNPAYGFQAAAAAPDWGAVALIEAETGSGKTEAALWRWLEMRRRGEVDGLFFALPTRAAAVQLHARVNTVIGRVWGDDAPPAILAVPGYLRAGDAKGQALPGFAVRWDAGDDAAPPDARWAAERANRFLAARVAVGTIDQALLAALPVKHALFRASVLARSLLVVDEVHASDAYMTGLLERLLTHHAAVGGRALLLSATLGGEARARLLKARSPSLEEAVAQPYPALSGQGVAPRAAVGSARSKRVTVETAGLIADAPAIAARAVAAARAGAAVLVVRNTVDGAVAVARAVAAMAGELAFAIDGVATVHHGRFAAEDRKRLDEAVSDTFGKGRGAGGRVLVGTQTLEQSLDIDADLLIADLAPMDVLLQRIGRLHRHDRDDRGAFSEARVVVLRPAVRDLGLLLEGKGTRHGLGGYVYPSVTQLEATLALLERDACITIPQDNRRLVEQALHREALKTVARERGAAWVNRLNADRGGESAKGDGAKIAALDLSLPFTRLDFRDDRDALTRLGARDLLIDLPAPLAGPFGSPVTQVTIPGWMSHRISGDAVARVDERRFTLGDWTFVYDQWGLRRDDAGDRT, encoded by the coding sequence ATGCGCGAGCCGGTGACGTGGGCGAAGCTGGAGCGGGACGGCGAGGGTCGGGTGGTCGCGGCATTGCCGCTGATCGACCATTGCCTGGACGTGGCGGCGGCGTTTGCGGCGATCCTGCCGGCATGGATGGATGCACTGACGGCCGCGGCGGGGCGGGTGCCGACCGCGCAGGACATCGCGCGGCTGACGGTGCTGGCGGCGCTGCACGATCTGGGGAAGGCCAATCGCGGGTTTCAGGCGCGCCGCGATGCGCGCGTGCGGCCGATCGTGGGGCATACCGGCGCGGTCGCGGCGCTGGTGAAGCACTCGGCGTTGATCGGCACCGCGGCGGGGACGGCGCTGCGCGACATGTTCGTGGCGTGGGGCAGCTATCAACATTTCGCCGCGGCGCTGGCGCATCACGGGCGACCGCTGGAGGAGTTTTACGCCGAGGCGCCGTCGGATCGGTGGTCGCGTCACTACCCGCAATGGGTGACGGGAGACGATGGCGATCCCGCGGCGGAGGTGATGCGGCTGATCGAGTTGGTGCGGGCGCGGTGGCCGCTGGCATGGGAGCAGGGGCCGCCGCTGCCGGATGCGGCGCGCTTCGTCGCCCTGTTCGCCGGGCTGGTCACGCTGGCCGACTGGGTCGGCTCGGACACGACACGCTTTCCGGTGGCAGCGCCGCACGGGGCGGAGCGGGAGGCGTTGCGTGTGGCGGCGGCGGCCGACGCGGTCGTGGCGCGCGGACTGGCACCGCTGGAGACGCCGCCGGGGGACTTCCTGGATGCGTTCGGCAACCCCGCCTATGGCTTTCAGGCGGCAGCGGCGGCGCCCGACTGGGGTGCGGTCGCGCTGATCGAGGCGGAAACGGGGTCGGGGAAGACCGAGGCGGCGCTGTGGCGCTGGCTGGAGATGCGCCGCCGGGGCGAGGTGGACGGGCTGTTCTTCGCGCTGCCGACGCGGGCGGCGGCGGTGCAGCTCCACGCGCGCGTCAACACGGTGATCGGGCGCGTCTGGGGGGACGATGCGCCGCCGGCGATCCTCGCGGTGCCGGGCTATCTGCGCGCGGGCGATGCGAAGGGGCAGGCGCTGCCCGGGTTCGCGGTGCGATGGGATGCGGGCGACGATGCCGCACCGCCTGATGCGCGCTGGGCGGCGGAGCGCGCCAATCGCTTTCTGGCGGCGCGGGTCGCGGTGGGGACGATCGACCAGGCGCTGCTGGCGGCGCTGCCGGTGAAGCATGCGCTGTTCCGCGCGAGCGTGCTGGCGCGCAGCCTGCTGGTGGTGGACGAGGTCCATGCCTCCGACGCGTATATGACCGGGCTGCTGGAGCGGTTGCTGACGCATCATGCCGCGGTCGGCGGACGGGCGCTGTTGCTGTCGGCCACGCTGGGCGGCGAAGCCCGCGCGCGCCTGCTGAAGGCACGGTCGCCGTCGTTGGAGGAGGCGGTGGCGCAGCCGTATCCGGCGCTGTCGGGGCAGGGTGTGGCGCCGCGCGCGGCGGTGGGGAGCGCGCGCAGCAAGCGCGTGACGGTGGAGACGGCGGGACTGATCGCCGATGCGCCGGCGATCGCCGCACGGGCGGTGGCGGCGGCGCGGGCGGGCGCGGCGGTGCTGGTGGTGCGCAATACGGTGGACGGCGCGGTGGCGGTCGCGCGCGCGGTGGCGGCGATGGCGGGGGAACTGGCGTTTGCGATCGATGGCGTCGCGACGGTCCATCACGGGCGCTTTGCGGCGGAGGACCGGAAGCGTCTCGACGAGGCCGTTTCGGACACCTTCGGCAAGGGGCGGGGGGCTGGCGGGCGCGTCCTGGTGGGGACGCAGACGCTGGAACAGTCGCTCGACATCGATGCCGACCTGCTGATCGCCGATCTGGCGCCGATGGACGTGCTGTTGCAGCGGATCGGGCGGCTGCACCGGCATGATCGCGACGACCGGGGCGCTTTTTCGGAAGCGCGGGTGGTCGTCCTGCGCCCGGCGGTTCGCGACCTGGGGCTGCTGCTGGAGGGGAAAGGCACGCGCCACGGGCTGGGCGGATACGTCTATCCCAGCGTCACGCAGCTGGAGGCGACGCTGGCGCTGCTGGAGCGGGATGCCTGCATCACGATTCCGCAGGACAATCGGCGGCTGGTCGAGCAGGCGCTGCACCGCGAGGCGCTGAAGACGGTGGCGCGCGAGCGGGGCGCAGCGTGGGTCAACCGGCTGAACGCCGATCGCGGGGGCGAGTCGGCGAAGGGCGATGGCGCGAAAATCGCCGCGCTGGACCTGTCGCTGCCGTTCACCCGGCTGGACTTTCGCGACGACAGGGACGCGCTGACCCGGCTGGGCGCGCGGGACCTGCTGATCGACCTGCCGGCGCCGTTGGCGGGGCCGTTCGGCTCGCCGGTCACGCAGGTGACGATCCCGGGATGGATGTCACATCGGATCAGCGGCGACGCGGTCGCCCGCGTCGACGAGCGGCGCTTCACCCTGGGCGACTGGACCTTCGTCTACGACCAGTGGGGACTGCGGCGGGATGACGCGGGTGATCGCACGTGA
- the drmD gene encoding DISARM system SNF2-like helicase DrmD, translated as MIDPATRPASSSRPPGVGQFVSLRGRLWMVEGAPDGALDGHRLACIDDDASGEEAQVLWAAEVDARLHDEEAWASLGAAGGDAATFSAYLRTVCWRTATAAERDLFQAPFRAGIRLDPYQLLPLRKALRLPRVNLLIADDVGLGKTVEAGLVLRELLLRRRVDYTVVVAPPAMTIQWRDELQAKFGLAFEIVDARHLEALRRRRGYGANPWAAGSRFILSHRLLGEEAYVAGLRDVLEDFRARSLLILDEAHHAAPSGSGRYAIESQFTRALRDLSDRFEHRLFLSATPHNGHANSFATLLELLDPQRFTRGVPVRPADLEPVMVRRLKSDLRALGEAFPERIVAPVVIDDLPPDAPELTLAAMLADYRTLRERRIAGLTGAPAARARLAFVGLQQRLLSSIPAFARTLRVHLAGLDRALAGATAAPPTDMPVEAPDDAQDEDTALDLLDRADAAAVESAAIAAAAGAPHDLLAAERAHVATMLAAAEAVRGAPDARVVWLLDWARTHLLDDAGAWRDRRLILFTEYEDTRRWLQRQLRVLIDPADPHEARRIDTFTGITAAERRETIKRAFNDPADPLRILICTDAAREGINLQAQCHDLIHVDLPWNPSRLEQRNGRIDRKLQPSPTVTCRYFVYAQRPEDVVLDALVRKTELIRQQLGSAGEVLGARIADRLGGGIDRQAARALADRIRDEAADERVRAAIHDLDDGAVARRARLLREQADLAAMLEASRARVGVDAGELESVAALALARAGGAWGNGERIGDTPVFTLNQARLADDPTWQPLLDDLRARPLRPGERPAEWRASPDAAVRRISFAPAILPDGRDAGDVVQLHLEHRLVRRLLGRFLSAGFRQGLERACVIRTPMTPSPRVILLGRLALFGDGAARLHEEVLGVTADWRDAGALRPLAEGREAETRVLEELIAALRSAADADAAVAARATATAARDVGHLRPALEARATARAERVAAELDRRAAAEARSLETLLEQRIARILRERGTDDGQLSLLLDPAEARQRAADRRSWERAATRLDDELIREPERLRAAARVRATRLEPVGLVYLWPDT; from the coding sequence ATGATCGATCCGGCGACACGTCCCGCATCCTCCTCCCGCCCGCCCGGCGTCGGGCAGTTCGTGTCGCTGCGCGGGCGGCTGTGGATGGTCGAGGGGGCGCCCGACGGCGCGCTCGACGGCCACCGCCTGGCCTGTATCGACGACGATGCCAGCGGCGAGGAAGCGCAGGTGCTGTGGGCGGCCGAGGTCGACGCGCGCCTTCACGACGAGGAAGCATGGGCCTCGCTCGGCGCGGCGGGCGGCGATGCCGCGACCTTCTCCGCCTATCTGCGCACCGTTTGCTGGCGCACCGCGACCGCCGCCGAGCGCGATCTGTTCCAGGCACCGTTCCGCGCCGGCATCCGGCTCGATCCGTACCAGCTGCTGCCGCTGCGCAAGGCGCTGCGCCTGCCGCGCGTCAATCTGCTGATCGCGGACGACGTCGGGCTCGGCAAGACGGTGGAGGCGGGGCTCGTCCTGCGCGAGCTGCTGCTGCGCCGCCGCGTCGACTATACCGTCGTCGTCGCACCGCCCGCGATGACGATCCAGTGGCGCGACGAGCTTCAGGCGAAGTTCGGCCTCGCGTTCGAGATCGTCGACGCGCGCCATCTGGAGGCGCTGCGCCGCCGCCGCGGCTACGGCGCAAACCCCTGGGCGGCGGGCTCGCGCTTCATCCTGTCGCACCGGCTACTGGGCGAGGAAGCCTATGTCGCGGGGCTGCGCGACGTGCTGGAGGATTTCCGCGCCCGCTCGCTCCTGATCCTGGACGAGGCGCACCACGCGGCGCCGTCGGGCAGCGGCCGCTACGCGATCGAAAGCCAGTTCACCCGCGCGCTGCGCGACCTGTCCGATCGCTTCGAGCATCGCCTGTTCCTCTCCGCCACGCCGCACAACGGCCACGCCAACAGCTTCGCGACGCTGCTGGAGCTGCTCGATCCCCAGCGCTTCACCCGCGGCGTGCCCGTGCGACCCGCGGATCTGGAGCCGGTGATGGTCCGCCGGCTGAAAAGCGACCTGCGCGCCCTGGGAGAGGCCTTTCCCGAGCGGATCGTCGCGCCGGTCGTGATCGACGACCTTCCGCCCGACGCCCCCGAACTGACGCTCGCGGCGATGCTCGCCGATTACCGCACTCTGCGCGAACGCCGTATCGCCGGGCTGACCGGCGCACCGGCCGCGCGCGCCAGGCTCGCCTTCGTCGGCCTGCAACAGCGGCTCCTGTCCTCGATTCCCGCCTTCGCGCGCACCCTGCGCGTCCACCTCGCCGGGCTCGACCGCGCGCTGGCCGGCGCGACGGCCGCCCCGCCGACCGACATGCCCGTCGAGGCACCCGACGATGCGCAGGACGAGGACACCGCCCTCGACCTGCTCGACCGCGCCGATGCCGCCGCGGTCGAGTCTGCGGCGATCGCCGCCGCCGCGGGGGCACCGCATGACCTGCTCGCGGCGGAACGCGCGCATGTCGCCACGATGCTCGCCGCGGCGGAGGCGGTACGCGGCGCACCCGATGCGCGCGTCGTCTGGCTGCTCGACTGGGCGCGCACCCACCTGCTCGACGACGCCGGCGCATGGCGCGATCGCCGGCTGATCCTGTTCACGGAATATGAGGATACGCGTCGCTGGTTGCAGCGCCAGCTGCGCGTCCTGATCGACCCCGCCGACCCGCACGAGGCGCGCCGGATCGATACCTTTACCGGCATCACCGCGGCCGAGCGGCGCGAGACGATCAAGCGCGCGTTCAACGATCCGGCCGATCCGCTGCGCATCCTGATCTGCACCGATGCCGCGCGCGAGGGGATCAACCTGCAGGCGCAATGCCACGACCTGATCCACGTCGACCTGCCGTGGAACCCGTCGCGGCTGGAGCAGCGCAACGGCCGCATCGACCGCAAGCTCCAGCCCAGCCCGACCGTCACCTGCCGCTACTTCGTCTATGCGCAGCGCCCCGAGGACGTCGTGCTCGACGCCCTGGTACGAAAGACCGAGCTGATCCGCCAGCAGCTCGGCTCCGCGGGGGAGGTGCTCGGCGCGCGGATCGCGGACCGGCTGGGCGGCGGCATCGACCGGCAGGCGGCGCGCGCCCTCGCCGATCGCATCCGCGACGAGGCGGCGGACGAGCGTGTCCGCGCCGCGATCCACGACCTGGACGACGGCGCGGTCGCGCGGCGCGCGCGGCTGCTGCGCGAACAGGCGGATCTGGCGGCGATGCTGGAGGCATCGCGTGCGCGCGTCGGGGTCGACGCCGGCGAACTGGAGTCCGTGGCGGCGCTGGCGCTGGCGCGCGCGGGCGGGGCGTGGGGCAACGGGGAGCGGATCGGCGACACCCCCGTCTTCACGCTGAATCAGGCGCGATTGGCGGACGACCCCACCTGGCAACCCCTGCTCGACGATCTCCGCGCGCGCCCGCTCCGCCCGGGCGAGCGTCCCGCCGAGTGGCGCGCCAGCCCCGATGCCGCCGTGCGCCGAATCAGCTTCGCGCCTGCGATCCTTCCCGACGGGCGCGACGCGGGCGACGTGGTGCAGCTCCACCTCGAACATCGGCTCGTCCGTCGGCTGCTCGGCCGGTTCCTGTCGGCAGGGTTCCGGCAGGGGCTGGAGCGCGCCTGCGTCATCCGCACCCCGATGACGCCCAGCCCGCGCGTGATCCTGCTCGGCCGACTCGCGCTCTTCGGCGATGGCGCCGCGCGGCTGCACGAGGAGGTGCTCGGCGTCACCGCCGACTGGCGCGACGCGGGCGCGCTGCGCCCGCTGGCAGAAGGGCGTGAAGCGGAGACGCGCGTGCTCGAGGAACTCATCGCCGCGCTGCGCTCCGCGGCCGACGCGGATGCGGCGGTCGCCGCGCGCGCCACCGCCACCGCAGCGCGCGATGTCGGCCACCTGCGCCCCGCATTGGAGGCGCGTGCCACCGCCCGCGCCGAACGCGTCGCCGCCGAACTCGACCGCCGCGCCGCGGCGGAGGCGCGCAGCCTGGAGACATTGCTGGAGCAACGCATCGCGCGCATCCTGCGCGAGCGCGGCACCGACGACGGACAATTGTCCTTGCTGCTCGACCCCGCCGAAGCGCGCCAGCGCGCCGCCGACCGGCGCTCGTGGGAGCGCGCCGCCACCCGACTGGACGACGAACTGATCCGCGAGCCGGAGCGCCTCCGCGCTGCCGCGCGCGTCCGCGCCACCCGGCTGGAGCCGGTCGGTCTTGTCTACCTCTGGCCCGATACATGA